TTAATATTTTTGTCTGTAGCTCGTTTTGATAAAGTAAAATACCATTCACAAATCCGTATACTTCTGGGACTTTTTTGTCTGTTAAAGCCTTGATAATTTTTTCTGAAACTTCCTCACGTGACATAAATTTTACTTCAGGACCTGCCGCTGGTAAATCATCAATAGTTATTCCTAATTGGATAGGCGCTGGAAAAGGTTTTATTATATATTTAAAATTTTTATCGATTATAATTTCTTCTTGCATTTCTAAAGCATCATCGGCTGCAAAAACAGGCTCTAGTGCAAATAAAAAAGTATATATAAAAAAAATTTTAAATTTCATTTTAAAGAACCTTTTATTTGCAAAAGTTCATTTGCGACACTTTCATATTCTTTTTTAATTTCATTAAAGATATTTTTCGCCTTTTCAACTTCATTGGTTGCTTTTAAATCTTCTAATGATTGACACTTTCCGCCTAAAATTTCGGCTCCTAAAGCTCGCACACTGGATTTTATAGAATGAGACTCTTTCGAAGCAGCTTGCAAATCATTTGCGTTTAAGAAGTTTTCAATATTTACTATTTTTTGGGGAG
This is a stretch of genomic DNA from Pigmentibacter ruber. It encodes these proteins:
- a CDS encoding Hpt domain-containing protein, producing the protein MSDTFKHINYQTIEGLKMLQEDGEPDFLLDLIETLLKTTPQKIVNIENFLNANDLQAASKESHSIKSSVRALGAEILGGKCQSLEDLKATNEVEKAKNIFNEIKKEYESVANELLQIKGSLK